From one Basilea psittacipulmonis DSM 24701 genomic stretch:
- a CDS encoding cytochrome b, with protein MAKEKVVTATGFLGWIDRRFPLMSIWRDHLSEYYAPKNFNFWYWFGSLALLVLVLQIVTGIFLVMHYKPDSELAFYSVEYIMREVPLGWLIRYMHSTGASMFFVVVYLHMLRGMLYGSYRQPRELVWIFGVAIFLCLMAEAFFGYLLPWGQMSYWGAQVIVNLFSAIPFVGEELSVWIRGDFVVSDATLNRFFSFHVIAIPLVLLGLVVAHIIALHEVGSNNPDGVEIKEKKNAEGIPLDGIPFHPYYTIHDLLGVAGFLIVFFAIVFFYPTMGGYFLEANNFLPANPLSTPEHIAPVWYFTPFYSMLRATTDEFTWVLAAMAIVFAIGLLFSKKTKGVWKIVWPLVLVAVAIGLRVFDAKFWGVVVMGGTVVILGFLPWLDQCAVKSIRYRPSWHKIMYAIFMVNFVILGVIGTKAPNPTLNLISQTCTLIYLLFFFCMPLWSRWGKCKPVPERVTFHPHA; from the coding sequence ATGGCTAAGGAAAAAGTTGTTACCGCAACAGGGTTCCTCGGGTGGATTGATAGACGTTTCCCATTAATGTCGATTTGGAGAGATCACCTTTCTGAATACTACGCACCTAAGAACTTTAATTTTTGGTATTGGTTTGGTTCATTAGCATTGTTAGTGCTAGTGTTGCAGATCGTCACAGGTATCTTTTTGGTCATGCACTATAAGCCTGACTCAGAACTTGCGTTTTACTCAGTTGAGTATATTATGCGTGAAGTGCCTCTGGGCTGGTTAATTCGCTATATGCACTCTACAGGTGCTTCGATGTTCTTCGTCGTGGTGTACCTGCACATGCTAAGAGGTATGCTTTACGGTTCTTATCGTCAGCCTCGTGAATTGGTATGGATTTTTGGTGTGGCGATTTTCTTGTGCTTGATGGCAGAAGCGTTCTTTGGTTATTTGTTACCATGGGGTCAGATGTCATATTGGGGTGCACAAGTAATTGTGAACTTGTTCTCTGCTATTCCATTTGTGGGTGAAGAGTTATCCGTTTGGATTCGTGGTGACTTTGTTGTATCAGACGCTACATTAAACCGCTTCTTCTCTTTCCACGTTATCGCTATTCCTTTAGTGTTGCTAGGTTTGGTGGTTGCTCACATTATTGCTTTGCATGAAGTCGGTTCAAATAACCCTGATGGCGTTGAGATCAAAGAAAAGAAAAATGCGGAAGGTATTCCTTTAGATGGTATTCCTTTCCATCCTTACTACACCATTCATGATTTGTTAGGTGTGGCAGGGTTCTTGATTGTATTCTTTGCTATCGTATTCTTCTATCCTACGATGGGTGGCTATTTCTTAGAAGCGAATAACTTCTTACCTGCTAACCCACTCTCAACACCTGAGCATATTGCTCCAGTTTGGTACTTTACGCCATTTTACTCTATGCTTCGTGCAACGACAGATGAGTTTACATGGGTATTGGCGGCAATGGCGATTGTGTTTGCTATCGGATTGTTGTTCTCTAAGAAAACAAAAGGTGTTTGGAAAATTGTTTGGCCTCTAGTATTGGTTGCGGTTGCAATCGGACTTCGCGTGTTTGATGCGAAATTCTGGGGTGTAGTCGTTATGGGCGGTACAGTGGTCATTCTAGGGTTCTTACCATGGTTGGATCAATGTGCCGTGAAGTCGATTCGTTATCGTCCAAGTTGGCACAAAATCATGTACGCCATCTTTATGGTGAACTTCGTGATTTTAGGCGTGATTGGTACGAAAGCACCGAACCCAACATTGAACTTGATTTCACAGACTTGTACGTTGATTTACTTATTGTTCTTCTTCTGCATGCCATTGTGGAGTCGTTGGGGCAAATGCAAACCTGTGCCAGAACGTGTTACTTTCCATCCACATGCGTAA
- a CDS encoding glutathione S-transferase N-terminal domain-containing protein, whose product MMVLYSGTSCPFSHRCRFALYEKGMDFEIRDVDLYDKPEEISMMNPYGRVPILEERDLILYESNIINEYIDERFPHPELMPTDPVLRARTRLFLHNFEREIFSHVAVLEDRSLKDDEKVLEKHRKVIRDRLTQLAPILAKSRFMLGEEFSMLDVAIAPLLWRLGYYKIDLPKSAAPLMKYAERIFSRPAFIEALTPSEKIMRR is encoded by the coding sequence ATGATGGTGTTGTATTCGGGTACTTCATGTCCATTTTCTCATCGTTGTCGTTTTGCTTTATATGAGAAAGGCATGGACTTTGAGATTCGTGATGTAGATTTGTACGATAAGCCAGAAGAAATTAGTATGATGAACCCTTATGGTCGAGTACCGATTTTGGAAGAACGTGATTTAATTCTTTATGAATCTAATATTATCAATGAGTATATTGATGAGCGATTCCCTCATCCAGAGTTGATGCCAACTGATCCCGTATTAAGAGCAAGAACGCGTTTGTTTTTGCATAATTTTGAGCGTGAAATTTTTTCTCATGTTGCTGTGTTGGAAGACCGTTCGCTAAAAGACGATGAAAAAGTGCTTGAAAAACATCGTAAGGTGATTCGTGATCGCTTGACCCAATTGGCACCGATTCTTGCTAAAAGCCGCTTCATGTTAGGTGAAGAGTTTTCTATGTTGGATGTGGCGATTGCTCCATTGTTGTGGCGTTTGGGCTATTACAAAATTGATTTGCCAAAATCTGCTGCACCTTTGATGAAGTATGCAGAACGAATTTTCTCAAGACCTGCATTTATTGAGGCGTTGACCCCCTCAGAGAAAATTATGCGTCGTTAA
- a CDS encoding ClpXP protease specificity-enhancing factor produces MLPSMKPYVLRGIYEWCVDQGFTPYLLVKVDDYCQVPRAYVKEGFITLNISHQATKHLKMDNEWVEFTARFGGVAQQVMVPISAVAGLFSKESQEGLYFDTSDYEPAADSEFELSDDEDGKGKDNDSSSKDTGLQWVD; encoded by the coding sequence ATGTTACCGAGTATGAAACCTTATGTATTGCGTGGTATTTACGAATGGTGCGTTGATCAGGGGTTTACGCCTTATTTGCTAGTAAAGGTCGATGATTATTGCCAAGTGCCTCGTGCCTATGTGAAAGAGGGATTTATTACTTTAAATATTTCTCACCAAGCCACCAAACATTTAAAAATGGACAATGAATGGGTGGAGTTTACCGCAAGATTTGGTGGGGTCGCTCAACAAGTTATGGTGCCGATTAGTGCGGTGGCAGGTTTATTTTCAAAAGAAAGTCAGGAGGGATTGTATTTTGACACAAGCGATTATGAGCCTGCAGCGGATAGCGAGTTTGAGTTGAGTGATGATGAGGATGGAAAAGGCAAGGATAATGACTCATCTTCAAAAGATACTGGCTTGCAGTGGGTGGATTAA
- a CDS encoding cytochrome c1 gives MKKLLAILALCVSFAAPLAQAAGHGVKWDEAPNLIHDKAALQNGAKLFVNYCLNCHSAKALRYNNLEKIGLTDTQIHDNLLFTGKKVGDLMTVAMHADDARVWFGTAPPDLSVMARAKAENLGAPGTDYIYTYLRSFYRDNSRPTGWNNLVFPNVGMPNPFWELQSPSIVTFTKVHLDADENGKPAWFKTVTQYDEKGYKHVLSNEKLPADYAGGPSEHHEVEYLNPGKQEEFDKNVADLTAFMGWMAEPDQVLRHRIGYVVMAFLFVFLFVCWRLNKAYWKHVK, from the coding sequence ATGAAAAAGTTACTTGCTATATTAGCTTTATGTGTATCTTTTGCTGCCCCATTAGCTCAGGCAGCAGGGCATGGCGTTAAGTGGGATGAGGCTCCTAACCTTATCCATGATAAAGCGGCCTTGCAAAACGGTGCAAAATTATTTGTGAATTATTGCTTAAACTGTCACAGTGCAAAAGCTTTGCGTTATAACAATCTAGAAAAGATTGGGTTAACCGATACACAGATTCACGATAATTTGTTGTTTACGGGTAAGAAAGTAGGCGATTTGATGACAGTGGCGATGCATGCTGATGATGCACGTGTATGGTTCGGTACAGCACCTCCAGATTTGTCAGTGATGGCTCGTGCTAAAGCTGAAAACTTGGGTGCACCAGGTACTGATTATATTTATACGTATCTACGCAGTTTCTATCGTGACAATAGTCGTCCTACAGGCTGGAATAACTTAGTATTCCCGAACGTAGGGATGCCTAACCCATTCTGGGAACTACAAAGTCCATCTATCGTGACATTCACAAAAGTTCACTTAGATGCTGACGAGAACGGTAAACCAGCTTGGTTCAAAACTGTGACTCAGTATGATGAAAAAGGCTACAAACATGTTTTGAGCAATGAGAAGTTGCCAGCCGATTATGCAGGTGGCCCTTCTGAACATCATGAAGTTGAGTATTTGAACCCAGGTAAACAAGAGGAATTTGACAAAAATGTTGCTGATTTGACCGCCTTTATGGGTTGGATGGCTGAACCTGATCAGGTGTTACGTCATCGAATCGGGTATGTCGTGATGGCATTCTTGTTCGTATTCCTGTTTGTATGCTGGAGATTGAACAAGGCCTACTGGAAACACGTTAAGTAG
- a CDS encoding EI24 domain-containing protein, with the protein MKNSFSAAFLDSVKTLFTPKMIFTSLWPFIFCLVCFLALLIFLPTGFIEEGIYEGASTVATFEKTNGIYLVVLKLFILAFIAFVSIIIGFAIASIFMTPMIVRTIKNSYYPDLAELGKFANTTSVLNTIKVLTIFILGWIITFPLHFTGIGIFLPIIWNAYLFTHMTKVDALVDYATKDELKVIKKNSNGTFWKIGFICSLLFLIPFVNFLVPIFSIIFCSRYALGELYDLRQPHKDDSNGPDESASTNSPNKPRQISSTVTPA; encoded by the coding sequence ATGAAAAACTCTTTTTCCGCAGCCTTTCTTGATTCGGTCAAAACCCTATTTACGCCAAAAATGATCTTTACGTCTCTTTGGCCCTTTATTTTTTGTTTGGTATGTTTTTTAGCATTACTTATTTTTCTTCCCACAGGCTTTATTGAAGAGGGGATTTATGAGGGAGCCAGCACCGTCGCCACTTTTGAGAAAACCAACGGTATTTATTTAGTAGTGCTGAAGTTATTCATTCTTGCTTTTATCGCTTTTGTCAGCATCATTATTGGATTTGCCATTGCATCCATCTTCATGACCCCCATGATTGTTCGCACGATCAAAAATAGCTATTACCCTGATCTGGCCGAACTTGGCAAATTCGCCAACACCACCAGCGTACTAAACACCATCAAAGTACTAACGATTTTTATATTAGGTTGGATCATCACTTTCCCCCTACATTTTACTGGGATAGGAATATTTCTTCCAATTATTTGGAATGCTTATTTATTTACGCATATGACCAAAGTCGATGCTTTGGTTGATTACGCGACAAAAGATGAATTAAAAGTGATCAAAAAAAATAGCAACGGGACTTTTTGGAAAATCGGTTTTATTTGCTCATTATTATTTCTCATTCCGTTTGTGAACTTTTTGGTCCCCATCTTTTCTATTATCTTTTGTAGTCGCTATGCATTGGGCGAACTCTACGATTTACGTCAACCACACAAAGATGACTCCAATGGACCAGATGAGAGTGCTTCTACCAACTCACCCAATAAGCCGAGACAAATTAGCAGCACGGTTACACCCGCATAA
- the prmC gene encoding peptide chain release factor N(5)-glutamine methyltransferase, with amino-acid sequence MSVTVADLLNSCALPNLEKQMLLQYVLQVPRIWLITHDKDVLATEQIDAFQTLAQKRLNGCPMAYLLGEREFYSLSFKVNESVLIPRPETEELVALSLQYLQGIAGSQTFHFPLIPQALQGRSLTAPRVLDLGTGSGVLAVCIKKHFPSAQVTAVDISDRALQVAKENATRHHCDISFVQSNWLDEIGDQKFDLIVSNPPYLAPQDEHLMQGDLRFEPQQALTDFVDGLQPYRHILERVRQHLFVPHAAVLFEHGWEQAESIRKLFEQYGFLAPNIGTLRDLAGRDRITGGVMLD; translated from the coding sequence ATGAGTGTAACGGTTGCCGATCTGTTAAATTCATGTGCTTTGCCAAATTTAGAAAAGCAAATGTTGTTGCAATATGTGCTTCAAGTGCCCCGAATTTGGCTGATTACGCATGATAAGGATGTATTGGCAACTGAACAGATTGATGCATTTCAAACGCTTGCACAAAAACGCCTCAATGGTTGTCCAATGGCGTATTTGCTGGGTGAGAGAGAGTTTTATTCTTTGTCGTTTAAAGTTAATGAGTCTGTGTTGATTCCTCGCCCAGAAACAGAAGAGTTGGTAGCGTTGAGTTTACAGTATTTACAAGGTATTGCAGGTTCGCAGACTTTTCATTTTCCTTTGATCCCCCAAGCATTACAGGGGCGTTCATTAACAGCACCGCGAGTATTGGATTTGGGAACAGGATCGGGTGTTTTGGCGGTTTGTATCAAAAAGCATTTTCCCTCTGCACAAGTGACCGCGGTGGATATCAGTGATCGTGCTTTGCAGGTGGCAAAAGAGAATGCGACACGACATCATTGTGATATTTCGTTTGTTCAAAGTAATTGGTTAGATGAAATAGGTGATCAAAAATTTGATTTGATCGTGAGTAATCCGCCTTATTTGGCCCCTCAAGATGAGCATTTGATGCAAGGAGATTTAAGGTTTGAGCCTCAACAGGCACTGACTGACTTTGTTGATGGGCTGCAACCTTATCGTCACATACTTGAACGAGTAAGGCAACATCTGTTTGTTCCTCACGCTGCGGTGCTGTTTGAACATGGTTGGGAGCAAGCAGAATCCATCAGAAAATTATTTGAGCAATATGGTTTCTTGGCACCGAATATAGGCACTTTGCGGGATTTGGCGGGAAGAGACCGTATTACTGGTGGTGTTATGCTTGACTAG
- the grxD gene encoding Grx4 family monothiol glutaredoxin, protein MSDTQNVQDWIKEIVTGHNVVLFMKGAASMPQCGFSKRAVEILRDLGVTKLVTVNILEDQELRAAVKEYSNWPTYPQLYVKGEFIGGVDIMNEMAESGELKPLLEEAGAMDA, encoded by the coding sequence ATGAGTGATACGCAAAATGTACAAGATTGGATCAAAGAGATTGTTACTGGCCATAATGTGGTGCTGTTCATGAAAGGCGCGGCATCAATGCCTCAGTGCGGATTTTCAAAGCGTGCCGTAGAAATTTTGCGTGATTTGGGCGTGACTAAATTAGTGACGGTCAATATTTTAGAAGATCAAGAATTGCGTGCGGCCGTGAAAGAATATTCTAATTGGCCAACGTATCCACAGCTTTATGTGAAAGGTGAGTTTATCGGTGGTGTGGATATTATGAATGAAATGGCTGAAAGTGGTGAGTTAAAGCCTTTGCTTGAAGAAGCAGGTGCGATGGATGCCTAA
- the hemA gene encoding glutamyl-tRNA reductase, giving the protein MNSCVFTFGLNHHSAPVAIREKVSLGPESVRPAIDAIRSTFGKGLEETAILSTCNRTEFYCSVNSVMSDDLLNWMADYHALSPEVLKPHLFQLKQDQAVRHTFRVASGLDSMVLGETQILGQMKKAVAAADEAGSLGSVLHQLFQKTFSVAKEVRSQTAIGSESISMAAAAVRLCERVFGDIHDCRVLFIGAGEMIELCAAHFSGHQPKSITVANRTQERAQVLASQYNGDTLKLADLPDELHKFDIIVSCTASSLPILGLGLMQKVIKERRHQPIVMVDLAVPRDIEPEVASISDIYLYTVDDLGVLVQQGEYSRKAAVVEAEQIIDSRVQNFMHWMQSRSIVPLIKDLNMNAEALRQIEMEKAMKQIAAGESVEMVLDRLSKSLTQKYLHAPMSLLNKSNTSEREQLLAWVPKLFPSQQDKTNH; this is encoded by the coding sequence ATGAACAGTTGCGTTTTTACGTTTGGACTTAATCATCATTCTGCGCCCGTGGCGATACGCGAAAAGGTATCGTTAGGGCCTGAAAGCGTTCGTCCAGCGATTGATGCAATACGTTCCACGTTTGGCAAAGGTTTGGAAGAAACGGCGATTTTGTCAACCTGTAATCGCACGGAGTTTTACTGTTCTGTGAATTCGGTTATGTCGGATGATTTGCTGAATTGGATGGCGGATTATCATGCTTTATCGCCAGAGGTGTTGAAACCTCATTTGTTCCAGTTAAAACAAGATCAAGCCGTCCGACATACGTTCCGTGTGGCCAGTGGTTTGGACTCCATGGTGTTAGGCGAGACGCAGATTTTGGGGCAGATGAAAAAGGCCGTTGCAGCGGCAGATGAGGCGGGTTCTTTGGGATCGGTGCTTCATCAGCTTTTTCAAAAGACGTTCTCTGTGGCTAAAGAAGTACGTTCACAAACGGCTATTGGCTCAGAATCTATCTCTATGGCCGCTGCCGCAGTAAGACTCTGTGAACGCGTGTTTGGCGATATACATGACTGTCGTGTATTGTTTATCGGGGCGGGTGAGATGATTGAGTTGTGTGCAGCTCATTTTTCTGGACATCAACCGAAATCGATTACGGTCGCGAATCGAACGCAAGAACGAGCTCAGGTGCTAGCATCTCAGTATAATGGCGATACGTTGAAGCTCGCTGATTTGCCTGATGAATTGCATAAATTTGATATTATCGTTTCCTGTACGGCGAGTTCCTTGCCTATTTTAGGTTTGGGTTTGATGCAAAAAGTTATTAAAGAACGCCGTCATCAGCCTATTGTGATGGTGGATTTGGCTGTACCACGCGATATTGAGCCTGAGGTGGCTAGTATCTCCGATATTTATTTATACACGGTCGATGATTTGGGTGTATTGGTTCAGCAAGGCGAGTATTCTAGAAAAGCTGCTGTGGTAGAGGCGGAGCAGATTATTGACTCGCGTGTACAAAATTTTATGCATTGGATGCAATCGAGATCGATAGTTCCTTTGATCAAAGATTTAAATATGAATGCTGAGGCATTACGCCAAATCGAGATGGAAAAAGCGATGAAGCAAATTGCCGCTGGAGAAAGCGTTGAGATGGTGCTGGATCGATTAAGCAAATCATTAACGCAGAAATATCTTCATGCACCGATGTCTTTGCTTAACAAAAGTAATACCAGTGAACGTGAGCAGTTGCTTGCTTGGGTGCCCAAGCTATTTCCGTCACAACAGGATAAAACCAATCATTAA
- the prfA gene encoding peptide chain release factor 1: MKDSMRARLEQMSQRLIEIDALLAEPDTASDMDRFRKLSVERAAIEPLITLFQEYQGIEADMQTAQEMLSDPEMKEMAEEEIKAGKERIEALEAQLQIELLPKDPDDTRSVFLEIRAGTGGDESALFSGDLFRMYSRYAESKCWRVEIMSENVSELGGYREVIARVDGEGVYGRLKYESGAHRVQRVPDTESQGRVHTSACTVAILPEADEVAEVVLNPADLRIDTFRASGAGGQHINKTDSAVRITHIPTGIVAECQDDRSQHKNKARAMSVLAARINDIQRQEQQAKEAAERKSLVGTGDRSERIRTYNYPQGRVTDHRINLTLYKLGQIMDGDLDELTGALIAERQAELLAALGDE; the protein is encoded by the coding sequence ATGAAAGATTCTATGAGAGCTCGTTTAGAGCAGATGTCTCAACGTTTAATTGAAATTGACGCACTTTTGGCTGAGCCTGATACGGCTTCAGATATGGATCGTTTTCGCAAACTGTCCGTGGAACGTGCGGCCATCGAACCGTTGATTACTTTGTTTCAAGAGTACCAAGGGATTGAGGCTGATATGCAAACCGCTCAAGAAATGCTGTCTGATCCAGAAATGAAAGAGATGGCAGAAGAAGAAATCAAAGCTGGCAAAGAACGTATTGAAGCCTTAGAAGCACAGTTGCAGATTGAGTTATTGCCTAAAGATCCTGATGATACACGAAGCGTGTTTTTGGAAATTCGTGCAGGAACAGGTGGTGATGAGAGTGCTTTGTTTTCAGGCGATCTATTCCGTATGTATTCGCGTTATGCAGAATCAAAATGCTGGCGAGTTGAGATTATGTCTGAAAACGTATCAGAACTGGGCGGGTATCGTGAAGTGATCGCACGTGTGGATGGCGAGGGCGTTTATGGTCGCTTGAAATATGAGTCGGGTGCTCATCGTGTGCAACGCGTGCCTGATACAGAATCTCAAGGACGTGTTCATACGTCAGCATGCACCGTAGCGATTTTGCCTGAAGCAGATGAGGTGGCAGAGGTGGTGTTGAATCCTGCAGATTTGCGTATTGATACCTTCCGTGCAAGTGGTGCAGGTGGACAGCATATTAACAAAACCGATTCAGCGGTACGTATTACGCATATTCCAACGGGCATTGTGGCGGAGTGTCAAGATGACCGTTCTCAACATAAGAACAAAGCACGTGCGATGAGTGTGTTGGCAGCTCGTATTAATGATATTCAACGCCAAGAACAACAGGCAAAAGAAGCGGCTGAACGTAAAAGTTTAGTGGGAACCGGTGACCGTTCGGAGCGAATTCGCACGTATAACTATCCTCAAGGTCGTGTGACTGATCACCGTATTAATTTGACTTTGTATAAGTTAGGACAGATTATGGACGGCGATTTAGACGAGTTGACGGGTGCGTTGATCGCTGAGCGTCAGGCGGAGTTGTTAGCGGCTTTAGGTGACGAATGA
- a CDS encoding UbiX family flavin prenyltransferase, with protein MPKKRVVVAVTGATGIVYAVTLLKKLRTLPEVETHLVVSPTALLTLKHEMNQSRAYLNDLADVIHHYQDVGASISSGSFKTAGMLIVPCSMKTLASVAHGFSDNLIARAADVHLKEKRPLVLAVRETPFNLAHLRNMTAVAEMGGIIYPPLPAFYHHPETIEDMVEHNVERMLGYLGLDVDTQEWQGLSA; from the coding sequence ATGCCTAAAAAACGGGTGGTCGTAGCCGTAACAGGGGCGACTGGTATCGTTTATGCGGTTACGCTATTAAAAAAACTGCGAACACTGCCAGAAGTAGAGACGCATTTGGTGGTGTCGCCAACGGCTTTGTTGACCTTGAAGCACGAGATGAATCAGTCTCGTGCTTATTTGAATGACTTGGCTGATGTCATTCATCACTATCAAGATGTTGGGGCTAGCATTTCTAGTGGTAGTTTCAAAACGGCGGGAATGCTGATTGTGCCTTGTTCTATGAAAACATTGGCTTCTGTGGCCCATGGGTTTTCAGATAATTTAATCGCTCGTGCGGCAGATGTTCATCTAAAAGAAAAACGTCCGCTTGTGTTAGCGGTCAGAGAAACGCCATTTAATTTGGCCCATTTACGCAATATGACAGCGGTTGCCGAGATGGGTGGCATTATTTATCCGCCTTTGCCCGCCTTTTACCATCATCCCGAAACGATTGAAGATATGGTTGAGCACAATGTAGAACGTATGTTGGGATATCTGGGCTTGGATGTTGATACGCAGGAATGGCAGGGTTTATCCGCCTGA
- the mqo gene encoding malate dehydrogenase (quinone): protein MKKIIRIAVILLLVLLIAFIAFLFRPVATKPVSVKDEPVVDVVLIGGGIMSATLGTYLNELEPNWTIQMYERLDNVAQESSYGLHNAGTGHSGFMEMNYTAEDKDGHIDIKRAENIASQFEVSKQFWAYQVKHGHLGNPKGFINPVPHIAFVMGNDVDFLKRRYAAMVKSPLFSDMVFSEDKAEIGKWAPLIVEGRDVNQPIAATRMDIGSDVNYGAITTQLIDGLKKSPNFKLSTNAEVTGISRNEDKTWTVTVKNLKTNEVTYTKTHFVFIGAGGAAIKLLQYTGLPESKYYGGFPVGGLFLITDKPEIVNKHTVKVYGKAELGAPPMSVPHIDTRYINGKKYVLFGPFATYSNKFLKNGSQLDLINSVTKDNVLSMLSVGLENTALIKYLMSQVMLSDEDRLAELKKYYPEAKLEDWTPSQGGQRVQVIKKLPDQPAKLQFGTEIFTSSDGSVAALLGASPGASTSPHILLNLLEKAFPEQVKGPWNAKLHEIIPSYGKDLSRDPALLDQVRTYTSGVLGLTYTPKAIQESAPQVPTDEDNVKRLNETSDEVELQL, encoded by the coding sequence ATGAAAAAAATTATACGTATTGCAGTGATTTTGCTGCTTGTTTTATTGATTGCGTTTATCGCATTTTTATTCCGTCCTGTTGCGACTAAGCCCGTTTCGGTTAAGGATGAACCTGTTGTGGATGTGGTGTTGATTGGTGGCGGTATTATGAGTGCGACATTAGGCACTTATTTAAATGAGCTTGAACCAAATTGGACGATTCAAATGTATGAACGTTTGGACAATGTGGCTCAAGAAAGTTCATATGGTTTGCATAATGCAGGTACAGGGCATTCTGGTTTTATGGAAATGAACTATACCGCAGAAGATAAAGATGGTCATATCGATATTAAACGTGCAGAAAATATTGCGAGCCAGTTTGAGGTGTCTAAGCAGTTTTGGGCTTATCAAGTAAAACATGGTCATTTAGGTAATCCTAAAGGTTTTATCAATCCTGTTCCTCATATTGCTTTTGTAATGGGTAATGATGTGGATTTCTTAAAGCGTCGTTATGCTGCGATGGTCAAATCACCGTTGTTTAGTGATATGGTATTCTCAGAGGATAAGGCAGAGATTGGCAAATGGGCTCCTTTGATTGTTGAAGGACGCGATGTTAATCAACCGATAGCGGCAACTCGCATGGATATTGGTTCTGACGTGAACTATGGTGCGATTACAACCCAGTTGATTGATGGACTCAAGAAAAGCCCGAATTTCAAGCTATCGACAAATGCTGAAGTGACAGGTATTAGCCGTAATGAGGACAAAACATGGACGGTAACGGTTAAGAATTTAAAAACAAATGAAGTGACTTATACCAAAACGCACTTTGTTTTCATTGGTGCAGGTGGGGCGGCTATCAAGTTGTTACAATACACAGGGTTGCCTGAAAGCAAGTATTATGGCGGTTTTCCAGTGGGCGGTTTATTTTTGATTACCGATAAACCTGAAATTGTGAATAAACATACGGTAAAAGTATATGGTAAGGCTGAGTTGGGTGCACCTCCTATGTCTGTACCGCATATTGATACACGTTATATTAATGGTAAAAAATATGTCTTATTTGGCCCATTTGCGACATATTCTAATAAATTCTTGAAAAATGGATCACAGCTGGATTTGATTAACTCGGTGACCAAAGATAACGTATTATCAATGTTGTCGGTGGGTTTAGAAAATACGGCTTTGATTAAATATTTAATGAGCCAAGTGATGTTAAGTGATGAAGATCGTTTGGCAGAGTTGAAAAAATATTATCCAGAAGCAAAATTGGAAGATTGGACACCTTCGCAAGGTGGTCAGCGTGTGCAGGTGATTAAGAAATTGCCTGACCAGCCTGCGAAATTGCAGTTTGGTACGGAAATTTTTACGTCTTCTGATGGCTCGGTGGCTGCATTGTTAGGAGCTTCGCCAGGTGCATCTACCTCGCCACATATTTTGTTGAACTTGTTAGAAAAAGCTTTCCCAGAACAAGTTAAAGGTCCATGGAATGCTAAATTGCATGAAATTATTCCGTCTTATGGTAAGGATTTGTCTAGAGATCCAGCGTTGCTCGATCAAGTTCGTACTTATACTAGTGGGGTATTAGGATTGACTTATACACCTAAAGCGATTCAGGAATCAGCACCGCAAGTGCCTACAGATGAAGATAATGTAAAGCGTTTAAATGAAACGTCCGACGAAGTGGAGCTTCAGTTATAA